Proteins co-encoded in one Ralstonia sp. RRA genomic window:
- a CDS encoding GtrA family protein, translating into MRQAEQGARTACVGAVQEAAARLIPNRLTLVRLFRFGISGVTATCVHVAIATALVVGFSASPVLANGIAFVCATVFSYLMNALWSFSARPGRDNFLRFLCVAMFGLMLTLTISWAAQRLGGNYWVGLAWILLIVPPITFVLHRAWTFK; encoded by the coding sequence ATGCGGCAAGCGGAGCAAGGCGCCAGGACCGCATGCGTTGGCGCTGTCCAGGAAGCGGCGGCGCGTCTGATTCCCAATCGCCTCACACTCGTCCGGCTGTTCCGGTTCGGCATCTCGGGGGTGACGGCCACCTGCGTGCACGTGGCCATTGCCACTGCATTGGTGGTCGGGTTCTCTGCATCGCCTGTGTTGGCCAACGGTATCGCGTTTGTCTGTGCGACCGTGTTTTCCTACCTCATGAACGCGCTGTGGAGCTTTTCCGCGCGGCCGGGCCGCGACAACTTTCTGCGCTTTCTTTGTGTGGCGATGTTCGGGCTCATGCTCACGCTCACCATCTCGTGGGCGGCCCAGCGGCTAGGGGGAAACTATTGGGTCGGGCTTGCCTGGATTTTGTTGATCGTGCCGCCGATCACGTTCGTGCTGCATCGGGCGTGGACGTTTAAGTAA
- a CDS encoding glycosyltransferase family 2 protein, which produces MATLNLVIPCFNEEDVLPETAKRVLAMLDRLAGDGLIDRQSEVTFIDDGSHDRTWALIEAFHLADSRIRGIKLSRNHGHQNALLAGLLTVPGDILISLDADLQDDLEAIPRMIEAHRNGADIVFGVRCCRSCDTFFKRFTAQTYYRLLRQFGVKVLQDHADYRLMSRRALEALRDFREINLFLRGIIPLLGFRTAVVEYERHARFAGQSKYPLTKMMALALDGIASFSSKPLQWSAYVGAGLSLFSLAIGVWALCARLFTNMTVPGWASTVVPMYFLGGLQMLFLGVIGGYVAKIYSETKQRPRFIVEEKL; this is translated from the coding sequence ATGGCTACACTGAACTTGGTGATTCCATGCTTCAACGAGGAAGACGTGTTGCCAGAGACGGCAAAGCGGGTACTCGCGATGCTGGACAGGTTGGCCGGCGACGGACTCATCGATCGTCAAAGCGAAGTCACGTTCATTGATGATGGTTCGCATGATCGGACTTGGGCGCTGATCGAAGCCTTCCATTTGGCGGATTCGCGCATTCGGGGCATCAAGCTCTCTCGCAACCATGGGCATCAGAACGCGTTGCTGGCAGGCCTGCTAACGGTGCCCGGGGACATCCTGATCAGTCTGGATGCAGATTTGCAGGATGATCTCGAGGCGATTCCTCGCATGATCGAAGCGCATCGCAATGGTGCGGACATCGTATTCGGTGTGCGATGCTGCCGAAGTTGCGATACGTTCTTCAAGCGTTTCACAGCACAAACCTACTATCGGCTGCTCCGGCAGTTTGGCGTGAAAGTGCTGCAGGATCATGCCGACTACCGGCTGATGAGCCGGCGCGCGTTGGAGGCATTGCGGGATTTCCGCGAGATCAATCTGTTCCTTCGCGGGATCATTCCGTTGCTCGGTTTTCGTACGGCCGTCGTTGAATACGAACGCCATGCCCGCTTCGCCGGCCAGAGCAAGTACCCCTTGACCAAGATGATGGCGCTCGCGCTCGATGGGATCGCGTCGTTCTCCTCCAAGCCGCTGCAGTGGAGCGCCTACGTGGGCGCAGGGCTGTCTCTGTTTTCTCTCGCCATTGGGGTGTGGGCGCTCTGTGCCCGACTGTTTACCAATATGACGGTGCCAGGATGGGCTTCGACCGTGGTGCCGATGTACTTTCTGGGCGGCCTGCAAATGCTGTTCCTCGGTGTCATCGGCGGCTATGTGGCGAAGATCTATTCCGAGACCAAACAGCGGCCACGATTCATTGTCGAAGAGAAGCTGTAG
- a CDS encoding class I SAM-dependent methyltransferase yields MDKSEFDRFADEYLQLHAKNIAASGESPDFFAEYKVRDIAAELKARRRVPERVLDFGSGVGNSIPWMRKYLPAAQMTCVDVSERSLRVAANRFPGSARFVHVDGQTLPFNTAEFDLAYAMCVFHHIDHAEHVRLLRELARVLTPIGTLAIFEHNPYNPLTVQAVNTCEFDVNAKLIAARQMKAACVAAGFTQVDVRYRIFFPRALAGLRRLEKYMTGFPLGAQYSIFARKG; encoded by the coding sequence ATGGACAAGTCGGAGTTCGACCGATTTGCTGATGAATATCTTCAGCTGCACGCCAAGAATATTGCGGCCTCGGGAGAGAGCCCGGACTTTTTTGCGGAGTACAAAGTCCGCGATATCGCAGCGGAACTGAAGGCTAGGCGCAGGGTGCCCGAGCGCGTGTTGGATTTCGGCTCGGGCGTTGGCAACTCCATTCCGTGGATGAGGAAGTATCTGCCCGCGGCGCAGATGACTTGCGTTGACGTGTCCGAGCGTTCGTTGCGGGTGGCGGCCAACCGGTTTCCCGGCAGCGCGCGCTTCGTACACGTTGATGGACAGACGCTGCCGTTCAACACTGCGGAGTTTGATCTCGCCTATGCCATGTGTGTGTTCCACCATATTGATCATGCGGAACATGTTCGGCTGCTGCGCGAGCTCGCACGTGTGCTGACTCCAATCGGCACGCTTGCCATCTTCGAACACAATCCGTACAACCCGCTCACGGTTCAGGCAGTCAACACGTGTGAGTTCGACGTCAATGCCAAGTTGATTGCTGCTCGCCAAATGAAAGCCGCCTGCGTGGCAGCCGGGTTCACGCAGGTGGACGTGCGATATCGGATCTTCTTTCCACGGGCGCTTGCGGGGCTGCGCCGACTCGAGAAATACATGACGGGGTTTCCGCTTGGGGCGCAGTATTCGATCTTCGCTCGAAAAGGCTGA
- a CDS encoding phosphatase PAP2 family protein, whose translation MMLAATAHDEMPAAEPALWTKGDTARWIIAWLIVVLDAVWLAVTGRSIAVEDVQQCLAVVAQLGCVMAGLALMLHGPIAKRGPQYRKLAKRCRAGELAILIQALAWLILFSTGISVLSYLVVSLAPPLVDTKLAAMDTALGLDWMAWYRWVKAHPQVDEVLRWAYMSGQGQLVLIAILISLAGPIPMLRELLSNLLIALLLLFLIAAPFPAAGAFHYHASGGEISQADLASFSHFFPVRDGTLRAFTINTMQGLVSMPSFHTATALFYIQATRWSRLALAISVPLNVIMICSTPTVGGHYFVDVLGGIVLWGVTAFVLRWMTKATWRSAASRPLPSSTASQPG comes from the coding sequence ATGATGCTTGCCGCAACCGCCCACGACGAAATGCCTGCAGCGGAGCCTGCCCTCTGGACCAAGGGGGACACCGCACGATGGATCATCGCCTGGCTCATCGTTGTGCTGGATGCGGTGTGGCTGGCTGTAACCGGTCGCAGCATCGCGGTGGAGGATGTGCAGCAATGTCTTGCGGTCGTCGCTCAGCTGGGCTGCGTGATGGCAGGGCTTGCGCTCATGCTCCACGGCCCGATCGCAAAACGCGGCCCCCAGTACAGGAAGCTGGCAAAGCGATGCCGTGCCGGTGAGCTGGCCATTCTGATTCAAGCGCTGGCGTGGCTGATCCTGTTTTCCACGGGGATCAGCGTCCTGTCCTATCTGGTCGTCTCGCTTGCCCCGCCCCTTGTCGATACCAAACTCGCCGCCATGGATACCGCGCTCGGCCTGGATTGGATGGCCTGGTATCGGTGGGTGAAAGCGCATCCGCAGGTCGACGAGGTGCTGCGCTGGGCCTATATGAGCGGCCAGGGCCAGTTGGTGCTGATTGCCATACTGATCAGCCTGGCTGGTCCCATACCGATGCTGCGCGAACTGCTGTCCAACCTGCTGATCGCGTTGCTGCTGCTTTTTCTCATTGCTGCGCCTTTTCCGGCGGCAGGCGCATTTCACTACCATGCAAGCGGCGGAGAGATCAGCCAAGCTGACCTGGCATCGTTCTCGCACTTCTTCCCGGTTCGCGACGGCACACTCAGGGCTTTTACCATCAACACCATGCAGGGGTTGGTTTCAATGCCGTCGTTTCATACCGCGACAGCGCTGTTCTATATCCAGGCCACCCGCTGGTCTCGGCTTGCATTGGCCATCTCCGTGCCACTCAACGTGATCATGATCTGCTCGACGCCAACCGTCGGTGGACATTACTTCGTCGATGTCCTGGGCGGCATCGTGCTATGGGGAGTCACCGCATTTGTACTGCGATGGATGACCAAGGCGACGTGGCGCAGCGCAGCTTCCCGACCATTGCCGTCGAGCACCGCTTCACAGCCGGGGTGA
- a CDS encoding glycosyltransferase family 2 protein, whose amino-acid sequence MKPSHDETPLLSLVVPFYNEGDALHLFFARVVPILESINTVHFEIVCVNDGSADDTLAKLVAVSHADPRVRVVDLTRNFGKEAALTAGLDEAQGDAVIPIDADLQDPPELIPTLVAHWRKGAEVVLAQRASRVCDSFLKRVTAAAYYRIHNRLSDLKLPENVGDFRLMDRAVVNALKQLPERHRFMKGLFAWVGFTTVIVQYEREKRSAGHSKFSGWRLWNFALEGITSFSTLPLRCWTYLGAFVAALAFLYGAFIIARTLIFGIVLPGYASELSLLLFFGGLQLVGLGVVGEYIGRIYDEAKGRPIYLIKRRYQNQRPRSRLPGNGSRQVISIASARTRRTQGEGLRGHAARR is encoded by the coding sequence ATGAAACCGAGCCATGACGAAACGCCACTGCTCTCGCTGGTCGTACCGTTCTACAACGAGGGCGATGCATTGCATCTGTTCTTCGCGCGCGTGGTGCCGATCCTGGAGTCGATCAACACCGTGCACTTCGAGATCGTGTGCGTGAACGACGGCAGCGCAGACGACACGCTCGCCAAGCTGGTCGCCGTCTCGCACGCCGACCCGCGTGTGCGCGTGGTGGACCTGACGCGCAACTTCGGCAAGGAAGCCGCGCTGACCGCAGGGCTGGACGAAGCTCAGGGCGATGCCGTGATCCCCATCGATGCCGACCTGCAGGACCCGCCGGAGTTGATCCCCACGCTCGTCGCGCACTGGCGCAAAGGCGCGGAGGTGGTGCTGGCCCAGCGCGCCAGCCGCGTGTGCGATTCGTTTCTCAAGCGCGTGACTGCCGCCGCCTATTACCGCATCCACAACCGACTCTCCGATCTGAAGCTGCCCGAGAACGTGGGCGACTTCCGGCTGATGGACCGCGCGGTGGTCAACGCGCTCAAGCAACTGCCCGAGCGGCACCGCTTCATGAAGGGCCTGTTCGCGTGGGTGGGCTTCACCACGGTGATCGTGCAATACGAACGCGAGAAGCGCAGCGCTGGCCACTCCAAATTCTCCGGCTGGCGGCTGTGGAACTTCGCGCTGGAAGGCATCACGAGCTTCAGCACGCTGCCGCTGCGCTGCTGGACGTACCTGGGTGCGTTCGTGGCAGCGCTGGCCTTTCTCTACGGGGCATTCATCATCGCGCGCACATTGATTTTCGGCATCGTGCTGCCAGGCTATGCATCGGAGCTGTCCCTGCTGCTGTTCTTCGGGGGGCTGCAACTGGTCGGTCTGGGCGTAGTCGGCGAGTACATCGGTCGCATCTATGACGAAGCGAAAGGCCGACCGATCTACCTGATCAAGCGGCGCTACCAGAATCAGCGCCCGCGCAGCCGCCTGCCGGGCAACGGCTCTCGGCAAGTCATCTCTATTGCCAGCGCGCGCACGCGCCGCACGCAGGGCGAAGGCCTGCGCGGTCACGCCGCGCGCCGCTAG
- a CDS encoding glycosyltransferase family 87 protein, which yields MDHHTAQPDIAPATVSPPQAAQPWLTVDRVKSCSAIMLILFCTFLLLGAIASHGFTNKNMTGPGVDFSVFWGASHISLQHGPLHAYDPAQMMQAIREHGTLDSGSKIVMPWLYPPTFLLLIIPLALLPFWPSYVLFVLATGTFYVKAAGWLLGVRSVWRQGVWLPIVASPAVFVSGLLGQNSLLTAALAGTGVYLLKKRPVLAGVAIGLLVIKPQLAILFPLALLAARAWKALASVALTAMSLTAISVAVCGWETIPAFLQNARWAQSHLLDNGGVAWQVMPTVLAAARSLGLSVTLAYALHLIVAGLAVIALLYVWLRTTDTGLRVAMLAMATMLTSPYLRVYELTWLGLAIAGYVGAGIHHGLSRSERIVLATAWLLALFEFINPLLHLPQIGPIVLLAVAFMIVRRVVRLSRRQTAASADPKTAAPDGARQPSPSYPGHADTQTRGPHQWQAHATGKSS from the coding sequence ATGGACCACCACACTGCACAACCGGACATCGCACCCGCGACCGTGTCGCCGCCGCAAGCCGCCCAGCCGTGGCTCACCGTCGACCGGGTGAAGTCATGCAGCGCGATCATGCTGATTCTGTTCTGCACGTTCTTGCTGCTGGGCGCGATCGCTAGCCACGGCTTCACGAACAAGAACATGACTGGCCCCGGCGTGGATTTCTCGGTGTTCTGGGGGGCATCGCACATCTCGCTGCAACACGGCCCGCTCCACGCCTATGACCCCGCACAGATGATGCAAGCGATCCGCGAGCACGGCACGCTGGACTCGGGCAGCAAGATCGTCATGCCCTGGCTTTACCCCCCAACGTTCCTGCTGCTGATCATCCCGCTTGCGCTGCTGCCGTTCTGGCCCAGCTATGTGCTGTTCGTGCTGGCCACCGGCACCTTCTACGTGAAGGCGGCCGGCTGGCTGCTGGGTGTCCGCTCGGTCTGGCGCCAGGGGGTGTGGCTGCCCATCGTGGCATCGCCGGCGGTGTTTGTGTCGGGGCTGCTGGGGCAGAACTCGCTGCTCACGGCAGCGCTGGCCGGCACGGGCGTCTACCTGCTCAAAAAACGACCGGTGCTGGCTGGCGTGGCGATCGGCCTGCTGGTCATCAAGCCGCAGTTGGCGATCCTGTTTCCGCTCGCGCTGCTGGCGGCACGTGCGTGGAAGGCACTCGCCAGCGTGGCATTGACGGCCATGTCGCTCACGGCCATCAGCGTGGCTGTATGCGGGTGGGAGACGATCCCCGCCTTCCTGCAAAACGCGCGCTGGGCGCAATCTCACCTGCTCGACAACGGCGGTGTCGCCTGGCAGGTCATGCCGACGGTGTTGGCCGCGGCGCGGTCCCTTGGCCTGAGCGTCACCCTTGCCTATGCCCTGCACCTGATCGTCGCAGGCCTGGCCGTGATCGCACTCCTCTACGTGTGGCTGCGCACCACCGACACCGGCTTGCGCGTCGCCATGTTGGCGATGGCCACCATGCTGACGTCGCCCTACCTGCGTGTATACGAGCTGACATGGCTGGGCCTCGCCATCGCAGGCTACGTTGGCGCGGGTATCCACCATGGCCTCTCGCGCAGCGAACGCATCGTACTGGCGACAGCCTGGTTGCTGGCACTGTTTGAATTCATCAATCCGCTGCTCCATTTGCCGCAGATCGGCCCGATCGTCTTGCTGGCCGTGGCATTCATGATCGTGCGGCGCGTGGTCCGTCTGTCGCGAAGGCAAACCGCCGCTTCGGCAGATCCGAAAACTGCGGCACCTGATGGAGCACGCCAACCGTCTCCCTCGTATCCAGGTCACGCCGACACACAGACAAGAGGCCCGCACCAATGGCAGGCCCATGCAACGGGGAAATCATCATGA
- a CDS encoding pilus assembly protein TadG-related protein produces MRARTTSTHKRIQRGAVGVMMPFLIIIMTAFGALAVDIGYLMVVRNELQNAADAAALAGAAGLSKPTAPNWSNGVSVGQAAIGKNYSGGQQLSDGNVQAGYWDISRGWASTQSSPPALSQSTPPNLTSYVPAVQVTIGRSSGNNGGPVSTWFASIVNGTPASIQATAVAVIAAPGTANPGALFPVAINQCLLTLYWDSKTGKPVNDPSTGQPQVIDIETSYPSKSTTCFSGEWTGFFGSTNASTEKSLVQNGNPTAVSIGDSINISNGVKASVYKVINYPSTVVMPVVSSVTPGSSSPVVGFVGFQITNVYQNGSHSYIEGNFVGGVKLATGGGGTGPYYGAYVPPRLVW; encoded by the coding sequence ATGCGAGCCAGAACGACCTCCACGCACAAGCGCATTCAACGCGGTGCCGTCGGCGTCATGATGCCGTTCCTGATCATCATCATGACCGCGTTTGGCGCGCTGGCCGTCGATATCGGTTACCTGATGGTCGTGCGTAACGAGCTGCAGAATGCTGCAGACGCTGCCGCGCTGGCCGGCGCCGCAGGTCTATCCAAGCCTACAGCCCCCAACTGGTCCAACGGTGTTTCCGTGGGGCAGGCCGCCATCGGGAAGAACTATTCCGGCGGCCAGCAACTGAGCGATGGCAACGTTCAAGCGGGGTATTGGGACATTTCCAGGGGCTGGGCCTCCACGCAAAGCTCGCCGCCGGCGTTGTCGCAGAGCACCCCGCCCAACCTCACCAGCTACGTGCCTGCCGTGCAAGTCACCATCGGCCGCAGTTCGGGCAACAACGGCGGCCCGGTCAGCACGTGGTTTGCCTCGATCGTCAATGGCACGCCGGCCAGCATCCAGGCCACAGCGGTTGCCGTGATCGCCGCGCCAGGTACAGCCAACCCAGGGGCACTCTTCCCTGTGGCCATCAACCAATGCCTGCTCACGCTGTATTGGGATTCGAAGACCGGCAAGCCGGTCAATGATCCGTCTACCGGTCAACCCCAAGTCATCGACATCGAGACGTCCTACCCGTCCAAAAGCACGACTTGCTTTAGCGGCGAGTGGACTGGTTTTTTTGGCAGCACCAATGCCAGCACAGAGAAGAGCCTGGTGCAAAACGGCAACCCGACCGCCGTCAGTATTGGAGACAGCATCAACATCTCCAATGGTGTCAAGGCAAGCGTCTACAAGGTCATCAACTATCCGAGCACGGTCGTGATGCCGGTTGTCTCCTCGGTCACACCCGGGTCAAGCTCGCCGGTCGTCGGCTTCGTGGGTTTTCAGATCACCAACGTGTATCAGAACGGGTCGCACTCCTACATCGAGGGAAATTTCGTTGGTGGGGTCAAGCTTGCAACAGGTGGCGGCGGTACCGGCCCCTACTATGGTGCGTACGTTCCACCGCGTCTGGTCTGGTAG
- a CDS encoding TadE/TadG family type IV pilus assembly protein, translated as MRTPLHCNAAPPCAARRRMAGAAGVEFTLLFPLILLLVFGVIEFGAALYDKAILTNASREAARSGVAFCTSSSSCSSSSYPTASSIQSVATNYCQSRLVTFANGGAQCTFPKAITPCTSTGADLSVQVSYTFTGLLIAQLVGGLTINAITTMVCE; from the coding sequence ATGCGAACGCCACTCCATTGCAACGCAGCACCGCCGTGTGCCGCACGGCGCAGGATGGCCGGCGCCGCGGGCGTTGAGTTCACGCTGCTGTTCCCGCTGATTCTGCTGCTTGTGTTTGGCGTGATCGAGTTCGGCGCCGCGCTCTATGACAAAGCCATTTTGACCAATGCCAGCCGGGAGGCAGCGCGATCCGGGGTGGCATTCTGTACGTCGAGCTCGTCCTGCTCCTCATCGTCGTACCCCACTGCATCGTCAATCCAGAGCGTGGCAACAAACTATTGCCAGAGCAGGCTGGTGACCTTCGCCAATGGCGGGGCGCAGTGCACGTTTCCCAAGGCAATCACGCCCTGCACGTCGACCGGCGCAGACCTGTCAGTCCAGGTGTCATACACCTTTACGGGCCTGCTCATCGCGCAGTTGGTTGGCGGATTGACCATCAATGCGATCACCACCATGGTGTGCGAATAG
- a CDS encoding type II secretion system F family protein, with translation MQIAHVVLLAGAFSIAFCAILAVLVVMRPRTLQRRLGQIDRETPQLRPQIEEHHWLHTAERLAKPLARASVPKEGWEDSSLHTRFVHAGWRAPEAIPIYFGVKTALAVGLPLLLFAPMVGLFDASQRLQFLTILFVAAVIGFYLPNLVLAMKIKYRQREIFESFPDSLDLIMVCVEAGLGLDAAILRVVDEMRAARPVMAQEYELLTLELRAGLSREKALRNFAARTGVDDVSLLVAMLIQADRFGTSIAASLRVHSDMLRTKRQMLAEERAAKIGTKVLFPLIFCIFPSIYVVLLGSALIRIVDALRMVADH, from the coding sequence ATGCAAATTGCACACGTCGTATTGCTGGCAGGCGCCTTCTCCATCGCGTTCTGCGCCATCCTCGCAGTCCTGGTAGTGATGCGCCCGCGCACCCTGCAGCGCCGCCTCGGCCAGATCGACCGCGAGACACCGCAACTCCGCCCGCAGATCGAAGAGCATCACTGGCTGCATACCGCCGAGCGCCTGGCCAAGCCGCTCGCGCGGGCATCCGTGCCGAAGGAAGGCTGGGAAGATTCTTCGCTGCATACCCGGTTCGTTCATGCCGGCTGGCGCGCGCCCGAGGCGATCCCGATCTACTTCGGCGTGAAGACGGCTCTGGCGGTCGGCCTGCCCCTGCTGCTGTTCGCACCAATGGTCGGCCTATTCGACGCGAGCCAGCGTCTGCAATTTCTGACCATCCTTTTTGTGGCCGCCGTCATCGGGTTCTACCTGCCCAATCTGGTCCTGGCCATGAAGATCAAGTACCGCCAGCGCGAGATCTTCGAGTCGTTTCCCGACAGCCTGGATCTCATCATGGTGTGTGTGGAGGCTGGCCTCGGGCTCGATGCGGCGATCCTGCGGGTGGTCGATGAAATGCGGGCGGCCCGCCCGGTGATGGCACAGGAATACGAACTACTTACGCTGGAACTGCGTGCCGGTCTGTCACGCGAGAAGGCGCTGCGCAACTTCGCCGCCCGCACCGGTGTGGATGACGTGAGCTTGCTGGTGGCCATGTTGATCCAGGCCGACCGCTTCGGCACCAGCATCGCGGCATCCCTGCGCGTGCACTCCGACATGCTGCGCACCAAGCGCCAGATGCTGGCCGAGGAGCGCGCGGCCAAGATCGGCACCAAGGTCCTCTTCCCGCTGATCTTCTGCATCTTCCCGTCGATCTATGTCGTGCTGCTCGGTTCGGCACTGATCCGGATCGTCGACGCCCTGCGGATGGTTGCCGATCACTAG
- a CDS encoding type II secretion system F family protein — translation MNAPLVGFAASLFIAVVLGAIGLYQWWNSRHSPAAKRLSQRLEMALFSLSGKDAQTNILKQRVLAESTDVAHLLQRLPHVDSLDLILLQSGLDWSVGRFLTLTLALPVVVAAVAALFAPPLVALLVLAVLAGALPTLYLMRCRSRRLRKLEAQLPEATDLLARALRAGHSFPSALDMAGSELPAPIASEFALVFSEINYGVPMGDALAAFSRRVPIEDLRFLVIAVLIQRESGGNLAEILDNIGTLIRKRLQLLDKIRVLSAEGRLSGWILTLMPPALGVLMYVLNPTLVSGLWTHPLGIQMLWGAIIMTCVGMLWIRHLVRIHV, via the coding sequence ATGAACGCCCCGCTCGTCGGCTTTGCCGCATCGCTCTTCATCGCCGTGGTGCTGGGTGCGATCGGCCTCTACCAGTGGTGGAACAGTCGCCACAGCCCGGCCGCCAAGCGGCTAAGCCAGCGGCTGGAAATGGCGCTGTTCAGCCTCTCCGGCAAGGATGCGCAAACCAACATCCTGAAGCAACGGGTGCTCGCTGAGTCCACCGATGTCGCGCACCTGCTGCAGCGGCTTCCACACGTGGACTCCCTCGACCTGATCCTGCTGCAGTCGGGGCTGGATTGGTCTGTCGGCCGCTTCCTGACGCTCACACTGGCGTTGCCTGTGGTGGTGGCTGCCGTGGCCGCGCTGTTCGCCCCGCCGCTGGTCGCGCTGCTCGTGTTGGCCGTGCTGGCCGGTGCGTTGCCCACGCTGTACCTGATGCGCTGCCGCTCGCGGCGCCTGCGCAAGCTCGAAGCCCAGTTGCCCGAAGCCACCGACCTGCTCGCCCGCGCCCTGCGCGCCGGGCACTCGTTCCCCAGCGCGCTCGACATGGCAGGCAGCGAGCTTCCGGCCCCCATCGCCAGCGAGTTCGCGCTGGTTTTCAGCGAGATCAACTATGGCGTTCCGATGGGCGACGCGCTGGCCGCGTTCAGCCGCCGCGTGCCAATCGAAGACCTGCGCTTCCTGGTGATCGCAGTGCTGATCCAGCGTGAATCGGGCGGCAACCTGGCGGAGATCCTGGACAACATCGGCACGCTCATCCGCAAGCGCTTGCAGTTGCTGGACAAGATCCGCGTGCTCTCGGCCGAAGGCCGGTTGAGCGGCTGGATCCTGACCTTGATGCCGCCAGCGCTGGGCGTGCTCATGTACGTCCTGAATCCCACCCTGGTATCGGGCTTGTGGACGCACCCGCTCGGCATCCAGATGCTGTGGGGCGCGATCATCATGACTTGCGTCGGCATGCTTTGGATTCGGCACCTCGTGCGCATCCACGTTTGA
- a CDS encoding CpaF family protein → MSLREQLFQQAGEAMPQRVSQANGAGARTSAAYQQLTMDIHQIIIDRVELTRLQQLSPEQVKRELAQLVERIIEEGNHQINEVERRRLVSDIQDEMLGYGPLEPLLADPTISDILVNTSKCVYVERRGKLELTDVTFLDDAHLMRVIEKMVSRVGRRIDESSPMVDARLPDGSRVNAIIPPSAIDGPLLSIRRFAVNPLQMKDLIELQTLTPEMAQLFEAMVRAKLNVLISGGTGGGKTTLLNILSGYIPADERIVTIEDAAELQLMQNHVLRLETRPANIEGRGEITQRSLVKNALRMRPDRIIVGEVRGAEALDMLHAMNTGHEGSLATIHANTPRDALTRLENMVSMAGLSLPPKTMRQQITSALSVVVQVSRLTDGRRKLISVQEITGMEGEVVNMQEIFSFRRKGVDKEGRVHGHFCATGVRPKFWERLHAYGIHLPDTLFDPNVFYEI, encoded by the coding sequence ATGTCCCTCCGAGAACAACTCTTCCAGCAGGCCGGTGAAGCGATGCCGCAGCGCGTCTCGCAGGCCAATGGCGCGGGCGCCCGGACCAGCGCGGCCTATCAGCAACTGACCATGGACATCCACCAGATCATCATCGATCGCGTGGAGCTGACCCGGCTGCAACAACTGTCCCCCGAACAGGTCAAGCGCGAACTGGCGCAACTGGTGGAACGCATCATCGAAGAGGGCAACCATCAGATCAACGAGGTGGAGCGCCGCCGCCTGGTCTCCGACATCCAGGACGAGATGCTCGGCTACGGCCCGCTGGAGCCGCTGCTGGCCGACCCGACCATCTCCGACATTCTGGTCAACACTTCCAAGTGCGTGTACGTGGAACGCCGCGGCAAGCTCGAGCTGACCGACGTCACGTTCCTGGACGATGCACACCTGATGCGCGTGATCGAAAAAATGGTCTCGCGCGTGGGTCGGCGCATCGATGAGTCCAGCCCGATGGTGGATGCGCGGCTACCCGATGGATCGCGCGTCAACGCCATCATCCCGCCCTCGGCCATCGACGGGCCGCTGCTATCGATCCGGCGCTTTGCGGTGAACCCGCTCCAGATGAAGGATCTGATTGAGCTCCAGACCCTCACGCCCGAAATGGCGCAACTGTTCGAGGCGATGGTACGGGCCAAGCTCAACGTGCTGATCTCGGGCGGCACAGGCGGCGGCAAGACCACGCTGCTCAACATCCTCTCAGGCTATATCCCGGCAGACGAGCGCATCGTCACCATTGAAGACGCGGCCGAGCTGCAGCTCATGCAGAACCACGTCCTGCGCCTGGAGACGCGCCCCGCCAACATCGAAGGCCGCGGCGAGATCACGCAGCGCTCACTGGTGAAGAACGCGCTGCGCATGCGCCCCGATCGCATCATCGTGGGCGAAGTACGCGGGGCGGAGGCGCTGGACATGCTGCACGCCATGAACACCGGCCACGAGGGCTCGCTGGCCACCATTCACGCCAACACGCCGCGCGATGCGCTGACACGGCTCGAGAACATGGTCAGCATGGCCGGCCTGTCGCTGCCACCCAAGACCATGCGCCAGCAGATCACTTCGGCACTGTCGGTGGTGGTGCAGGTTTCGCGCCTGACCGATGGCCGCCGCAAGCTCATCAGCGTGCAGGAGATCACCGGTATGGAGGGCGAGGTCGTCAACATGCAGGAGATCTTCTCGTTCCGCCGCAAGGGGGTGGACAAAGAAGGACGGGTCCACGGGCACTTCTGCGCCACCGGCGTTCGTCCCAAGTTCTGGGAGCGTCTGCATGCCTACGGCATCCACCTGCCCGACACACTGTTCGACCCGAACGTGTTCTACGAAATCTAG